A single region of the Hylaeus volcanicus isolate JK05 chromosome 5, UHH_iyHylVolc1.0_haploid, whole genome shotgun sequence genome encodes:
- the LOC128876852 gene encoding FUN14 domain-containing protein 1 isoform X3, with the protein MPKLHKKTLKSGATKFFKRFKMNPAVSKKSKDDANKEESEIDISKEAKGIIDKILGDVSKTSATKQIIIGTTSGWVTGFVTMKVGKMAAFAVGGGIIILQIAAHQGYIKINWDKIQKKAEKITDKVEEKVTGEGPKLIDKARLWCRNNSFVATSFIGGFIIGLAS; encoded by the exons ATGCCCAAACTGCATAAGAAAACCCTCAAGTCAGGagcaacaaaatttttcaaacg TTTCAAAATGAATCCTGCTGTATCTAAAAAAAGCAAAGACGATGcaaacaaagaagaaagtgaaattgatatttcaaaggAGGCAAAGGGTATAATAGACAAAATTCTGGGAGATGTGAGCAAGACATCTGCTACCAAACAGATTATTATTGGCACAACATCAGGATG gGTAACTGGCTTTGTGACAATGAAAGTTGGGAAAATGGCTGCATTTGCAGTTGGTGgtggtattataatattacaaatagcAGCACATCAAGGTTACATAAAAATCAACTGGgataaaattcagaaaaaagcTGAGAAGATCACAGATAAGGTGGAGGAAAAAGTTACTGGTGAAGGACCAAAACTCATAGATAAGGCAA GGCTTTGGTGCCGAAATAATTCGTTTGTGGCAACAAGTTTCATTGGTGGCTTCATTATTGGTTTAGCGtcctaa